Proteins from a genomic interval of Rhodothermus marinus:
- a CDS encoding glycosyltransferase family 4 protein gives MYTPVTTERKEAPIHALPRAPRIALFTGAYNHIADGVSRTLNRLVGYLERRGASVLVFAPTIPNPPVRHEGTLVPVPSIPVPGRSEYRISLGLTRRHRKLLAAFEPDLIHIATPDFLGLQALLLARRRGIPVVASYHTHFSAYLKYYHLQWSERMLWAYLRWFYRQCRQIYVPSTSMIEILQAHGIDQNLYLWERGVDTGLFNPAQRSSVWRRNVLGVADDEVVVAYVGRLVWEKGLDVLAATINRLKQEQVPHRCLIVGEGPARRELEARLPEAIFTGYLEGRELARAYASADVFFFPSETETFGNVTLEAMASGLPAVCADAPGSNMLIEHGRTGFLATPGRVEEFAGYLRRLILDAELRRTMSRHALERARHFDWEAVLNRLYGYYLDVLAPALLPTGDGVATELPELTATAA, from the coding sequence ATGTATACACCCGTAACGACCGAACGCAAGGAGGCCCCGATCCATGCCCTGCCACGGGCGCCGCGCATCGCGCTGTTCACCGGCGCCTACAATCACATTGCCGACGGCGTCTCGCGCACGTTGAACCGTCTGGTGGGCTACCTGGAGCGACGCGGGGCCTCGGTGCTCGTCTTTGCGCCCACGATTCCCAATCCGCCCGTTCGGCACGAAGGCACGCTGGTGCCGGTGCCGTCGATCCCGGTGCCCGGACGTTCGGAATACCGCATCAGCCTGGGGCTCACACGCCGCCATCGCAAGCTGCTGGCTGCTTTCGAGCCCGACCTGATCCACATCGCCACGCCGGACTTTCTGGGGCTGCAGGCACTCCTTCTGGCCCGCCGCCGGGGCATTCCCGTGGTGGCCTCTTACCACACGCACTTCAGCGCCTATCTGAAATACTACCACCTGCAGTGGTCCGAGCGCATGCTCTGGGCCTACCTGCGCTGGTTCTACCGGCAGTGCCGGCAGATCTACGTGCCCTCCACCTCCATGATCGAGATTCTGCAGGCGCACGGCATCGATCAGAACCTCTATCTCTGGGAACGGGGTGTCGATACCGGCCTGTTCAATCCGGCGCAGCGCTCGTCCGTCTGGCGGCGCAACGTGCTGGGCGTGGCCGACGACGAAGTGGTGGTGGCCTACGTGGGACGGCTGGTCTGGGAAAAAGGGCTGGACGTGCTGGCCGCCACGATCAACCGGCTCAAGCAGGAGCAGGTGCCCCATCGTTGCCTGATCGTGGGCGAAGGGCCGGCCCGGCGTGAACTGGAAGCGCGGCTTCCGGAAGCGATCTTCACCGGCTATCTGGAAGGACGCGAGCTGGCCCGGGCCTACGCCTCGGCCGACGTGTTTTTCTTCCCGAGCGAGACGGAAACGTTCGGCAACGTCACGCTCGAAGCGATGGCTTCGGGCCTGCCGGCCGTCTGCGCCGACGCGCCGGGCAGCAACATGCTCATCGAACATGGCCGCACGGGCTTTCTGGCCACACCGGGCCGCGTCGAAGAATTCGCCGGCTACCTCCGGCGGCTGATTCTCGACGCCGAACTGCGCCGCACCATGAGCCGCCACGCACTGGAGCGCGCCCGGCATTTCGACTGGGAGGCCGTACTGAACCGCCTCTACGGCTACTATCTGGACGTGCTCGCCCCGGCCCTGCTGCCGACGGGCGACGGCGTCGCCACCGAACTGCCCGAACTGACGGCCACGGCTGCCTGA
- a CDS encoding glycosyltransferase family 4 protein, producing MASPLRLLFVSHSFPPPGRPLANIGGMQRVATELDAALARHSDLAYHHLVLRTSWRWTHVRVVPFLLRLVLQIPRVVARHGINVVLFSSMVTAPLAPLLRRKLNGTRLVAIAHGRDVTLPVAPYQRFLPHVFAHLDAVLAVSRATGEACLQRGLPPERLHVIPNGIDPARFARPLDRRAARHELSRTLGLPLPDDALLLCSVGRQVPRKGFAWFVDAVMPRLPAHVHYWLAGDGPDASAIEAAIKRHRLQERVRRLGRVPDDVLHQLYRAADLFIMPNRPVPGDMEGFGVVMLEAALCGAPVLAARLEGIQDVVAEGENGHLIESGDADGFVRWILHYDRDRTALQTLSERAAAYVRAHFSWEVVADRYVQTLRVICSAT from the coding sequence ATGGCCTCGCCGCTCCGGCTCCTGTTCGTCTCGCACTCGTTTCCACCGCCCGGCCGCCCGCTGGCCAACATCGGCGGCATGCAGCGCGTAGCGACCGAGCTTGACGCCGCGCTGGCCCGCCACTCGGACCTCGCCTATCACCATCTGGTACTGCGGACCTCCTGGCGCTGGACGCACGTGCGCGTGGTGCCTTTCCTCCTCCGGCTGGTGCTTCAGATTCCCCGTGTGGTGGCCCGCCACGGAATCAACGTGGTGCTGTTTTCGTCCATGGTGACGGCTCCGCTGGCTCCGCTGCTGCGCCGCAAACTGAACGGCACGCGTCTGGTAGCCATTGCGCACGGACGCGACGTGACGCTGCCGGTGGCCCCCTACCAGCGTTTCCTGCCTCACGTATTTGCGCACCTCGACGCCGTGCTGGCCGTCAGTCGGGCCACCGGCGAAGCCTGCCTGCAGCGCGGTCTTCCCCCGGAACGCCTGCATGTGATCCCGAACGGGATCGATCCGGCCCGTTTTGCCCGGCCGCTCGACCGCCGGGCCGCCCGTCACGAGCTGAGCCGGACGCTCGGCCTGCCGCTTCCCGACGACGCCCTGCTGCTCTGCAGCGTGGGCCGACAGGTCCCCCGCAAAGGCTTCGCCTGGTTCGTGGACGCCGTCATGCCCCGCCTGCCCGCCCACGTCCACTACTGGCTGGCCGGCGACGGACCCGACGCTTCCGCCATCGAAGCCGCCATCAAACGTCACCGGCTTCAGGAACGCGTGCGCCGACTGGGCCGCGTGCCCGACGACGTGCTGCACCAGCTCTACCGGGCCGCCGATCTGTTCATCATGCCCAACCGTCCCGTGCCCGGCGACATGGAAGGCTTCGGCGTGGTCATGCTCGAAGCGGCTCTGTGCGGCGCACCCGTGCTTGCCGCCCGCCTGGAAGGCATTCAGGACGTGGTGGCCGAAGGCGAAAACGGCCACCTCATCGAAAGCGGCGACGCGGACGGCTTCGTGCGCTGGATCCTGCACTACGATCGGGACCGCACGGCGCTTCAGACGCTCTCGGAGCGTGCCGCCGCCTACGTGCGCGCGCACTTCAGCTGGGAGGTGGTGGCCGACCGCTACGTGCAGACGCTCCGGGTTATTTGCTCAGCGACGTAG
- a CDS encoding efflux RND transporter permease subunit: protein MMEQVFQRLRPIIRWAVRRPGTVLALALTLSVLGVALAMRLRIDTDFSKLIPKSYPSVQALERLREMVGGESTVDVAIVSPSFEANRRFAEDLIPKALALKGEGYDEPYLGRVEYRRETEFLRKNALYFATDEELDRLEQFLQEKIEEARLKANPFFFELEEEEEAEEDTTVEALQVVYEELIGKEYPISDDSTTLVVRFYPTNSQTNIGYIADLYRDLQRLVDEMQPHRYHPEMQVILAGRLLRQLVEVRAITDDVFSSFGAGVTAVLLLVVLYFTYKSYRARAGRRFDRRVLLAELGRMPVMAVLIGVPLLMSLSWSFGLAYVAFKTLNLMTSTLGLVLFGLGIDYGIHFYARYAEERAEGRDVAEAAEITFLSTGQAITIGALTTAVSLYVLMIADFRGFSEFGFIAGSGILFALVAMLVVMPALLSLAERFRLLNLEAGHAAPVHQVGRGRFPAARGVVLASVAAVVLALLFLPRVSFEWDFGKLEPRYEDYEARQDYVERVYQTHGRRNPAYIVVDDPAEVPAVVAALKERAAKDTLSPTILDVESLQDRFPMTPEAQQAKLARIERIRELLNDPFLRADTSVWMQRLREAAQTRRPISIDEVPDFLKARFTSKTGEIGNFVLIYPSVRLADGRNSMAFAEDVGRVEVNGKVYYAGSTSLVAADMLRLMLKEAPWMVLLTFVAVTLLMWLNFRTPRWTMLALLPLVVGVLWMLLVMELLGMKLNFYNMVVLPAVLGIGNDAGAHLVHRYRERGPGSILQVLRSTGEHVTIASLTTMMGFAGLLLSFHPGLRSIGELAVVGIGTTLLAALVFLPALIQWLEDREKRPAPEPEAAPTTSLSK from the coding sequence ATGATGGAGCAGGTGTTTCAACGATTGCGTCCGATCATTCGCTGGGCCGTTCGTCGGCCCGGAACGGTCCTGGCGCTGGCGCTGACGCTTTCGGTGCTCGGCGTCGCGCTTGCCATGCGGCTGCGCATCGACACGGATTTCTCCAAGCTGATCCCGAAATCTTACCCCAGCGTGCAGGCGCTTGAGCGGCTGCGCGAGATGGTCGGCGGCGAGAGCACGGTCGACGTGGCCATCGTCAGCCCGTCGTTCGAGGCCAACCGGCGCTTTGCCGAGGACCTGATTCCGAAAGCGCTGGCGCTCAAAGGAGAAGGCTACGACGAACCCTACCTGGGGCGCGTCGAGTACCGCCGCGAAACGGAGTTCCTGCGCAAAAATGCGCTCTACTTTGCCACCGACGAGGAGCTGGATCGCCTGGAGCAGTTTCTGCAGGAAAAAATCGAAGAGGCGCGTCTGAAGGCCAATCCGTTCTTCTTCGAGCTGGAGGAAGAAGAGGAGGCCGAAGAGGACACGACGGTCGAGGCGCTGCAGGTCGTCTACGAGGAGCTGATCGGCAAGGAGTATCCGATCTCGGACGACAGCACGACGCTGGTCGTGCGCTTCTATCCGACGAACTCTCAGACGAACATCGGCTACATCGCGGACCTGTACCGGGACCTGCAGCGGCTGGTGGACGAGATGCAGCCGCACCGCTATCATCCGGAGATGCAGGTGATTCTGGCCGGACGGCTGTTGCGCCAGCTCGTCGAGGTGCGGGCCATTACCGACGACGTGTTCAGCTCGTTCGGGGCAGGCGTGACGGCCGTACTGCTGCTGGTGGTGCTCTACTTCACCTACAAGTCGTACCGGGCGCGGGCCGGACGCCGCTTCGACCGACGCGTGTTGTTGGCCGAGCTGGGCCGCATGCCCGTGATGGCCGTGCTGATCGGGGTGCCGCTGCTGATGAGCCTGTCGTGGTCGTTCGGGCTGGCCTACGTGGCTTTCAAGACGCTGAACCTGATGACCTCGACGCTCGGGCTGGTGCTTTTCGGCCTGGGCATCGACTACGGCATTCACTTCTACGCGCGCTATGCCGAGGAGCGGGCCGAGGGACGCGACGTGGCCGAAGCGGCCGAGATCACGTTTCTGAGCACGGGCCAGGCCATCACGATCGGGGCGCTGACGACGGCCGTCTCGCTCTACGTGCTGATGATCGCGGACTTCAGGGGGTTCAGCGAGTTCGGCTTTATCGCGGGGAGCGGGATTCTGTTCGCGCTGGTGGCCATGCTCGTGGTGATGCCGGCGTTGCTTTCGCTGGCCGAGCGCTTCCGGCTGCTGAACCTGGAGGCCGGCCATGCGGCCCCCGTGCACCAGGTGGGGCGTGGACGCTTTCCGGCGGCGCGTGGCGTGGTGCTCGCCAGCGTGGCGGCCGTCGTGCTGGCGTTACTGTTCCTGCCGCGCGTGTCGTTCGAGTGGGATTTCGGCAAACTGGAGCCCCGTTACGAAGACTACGAAGCGCGTCAGGATTACGTGGAGCGGGTCTATCAGACGCACGGCCGGCGCAATCCGGCCTACATCGTGGTGGACGACCCCGCGGAGGTGCCGGCCGTGGTGGCCGCCCTGAAGGAACGCGCGGCAAAAGACACGCTCTCGCCCACGATCCTCGACGTGGAAAGCCTGCAGGATCGCTTTCCGATGACGCCCGAGGCCCAGCAGGCCAAACTGGCCCGCATCGAACGCATCCGAGAACTGCTCAACGATCCGTTCCTGCGGGCCGATACGTCGGTCTGGATGCAGCGCCTGCGCGAGGCGGCCCAGACCAGGCGACCGATCTCGATCGACGAAGTACCGGACTTTCTGAAAGCCCGCTTCACGTCAAAGACCGGCGAGATCGGTAACTTCGTGCTGATCTATCCCTCGGTGCGTCTGGCCGACGGCCGCAACTCGATGGCCTTTGCCGAGGACGTCGGGCGTGTAGAGGTGAATGGCAAGGTATACTACGCGGGCTCCACGTCGCTGGTGGCGGCCGACATGCTCCGGCTCATGCTCAAAGAGGCGCCCTGGATGGTGCTGCTGACGTTCGTGGCCGTCACGCTGCTCATGTGGCTGAACTTCCGCACGCCGCGCTGGACGATGCTGGCGCTGCTTCCACTGGTGGTGGGCGTGCTCTGGATGCTGCTGGTGATGGAGCTGCTCGGCATGAAGCTCAACTTCTACAACATGGTGGTCCTGCCGGCCGTGCTGGGCATCGGCAACGATGCAGGCGCGCACCTGGTGCACCGCTACCGCGAGCGAGGGCCGGGGAGCATTCTGCAGGTGCTGCGCTCGACGGGCGAGCACGTGACGATAGCCTCGCTGACTACCATGATGGGCTTTGCAGGGCTGCTGCTCAGCTTTCATCCGGGCTTGCGCTCGATCGGCGAGCTGGCCGTCGTGGGAATCGGGACCACGCTGCTGGCCGCGCTGGTCTTTCTGCCCGCGCTCATTCAGTGGCTGGAGGATCGGGAGAAGCGTCCGGCGCCCGAGCCGGAGGCGGCGCCGACTACGTCGCTGAGCAAATAA
- a CDS encoding DUF3047 domain-containing protein yields the protein MLRRLTLLLCIGLLLQGLAPGSAPDPQRVRVEDFEAYPAGSYPSRWKFLTSKREFRPLEEFMNEREECRVQVEAGNKFLRCITRAEAQRITLANREDFGLDWDLRAHPRLGWRWRAIHLPAGAREDNRRWNDSGGAVYVTFGTDWLGRPISIKYTYSSLLPRETVVDYGPLKVIVVSSGREGFGRWVTVERDVVADYRRVFGKEPPARPLSITIWSDSDNTKDYAVVDFDDFELLPAAAAVR from the coding sequence ATGCTACGCCGTCTGACTTTACTGCTGTGCATCGGCCTGCTGTTGCAGGGGCTGGCGCCCGGATCGGCGCCGGACCCGCAACGCGTGCGCGTCGAGGACTTCGAGGCCTATCCGGCTGGCTCCTATCCGTCGCGCTGGAAGTTTCTTACCAGCAAGCGGGAGTTCCGGCCGCTGGAGGAGTTCATGAACGAGCGCGAGGAGTGCCGGGTGCAGGTCGAGGCGGGCAACAAGTTTCTGCGCTGCATCACGCGGGCCGAAGCCCAGCGCATCACGCTGGCCAACCGGGAAGACTTCGGGCTGGACTGGGATCTGCGCGCGCATCCCCGCCTCGGCTGGCGCTGGCGGGCCATCCACCTGCCGGCCGGTGCCCGTGAGGACAACCGCCGCTGGAACGACAGCGGGGGGGCCGTTTACGTGACGTTCGGTACGGACTGGCTGGGCCGTCCGATCAGCATCAAGTACACCTACAGCTCGTTGTTGCCCCGTGAGACCGTGGTGGACTACGGGCCCTTGAAGGTGATCGTGGTTTCGTCCGGCCGGGAAGGTTTCGGTCGCTGGGTCACGGTCGAACGCGACGTGGTGGCCGACTATCGGCGCGTGTTCGGCAAGGAGCCGCCCGCGCGTCCGCTATCGATTACGATCTGGAGCGACTCGGACAACACGAAAGACTACGCCGTGGTCGATTTCGACGACTTTGAACTCTTACCCGCCGCCGCTGCGGTTCGATAA
- a CDS encoding capsule assembly Wzi family protein, with product MRKVLIVLLLAGLSASLGKAQAPSSLQLESELGVRAATAGRLPFWLAANQWGRFDPKSANGYVLLNGRWERRPRSWLSYGVGGELLLRQAHDPSAHFVEAYGRVRVGFLEAYVGRRRETIGTVDTLLSSGSPDVSPNATPIPKIVVRTPRYTSVPGTRGWVQFHGYWAHGWMKDVRQVEDTYLHQKYLYLRFGPGSWRIYAGLVHQAFWGGISRNPSIGRLPQGLDDYFRTFFALNAGEGAPRGEQIYIQGDHFGTYDFGFSLEGRRFGLLVYRHFFYEDRDGLKFKNPQDGLLGLSLRDREGRLIERVVYEFLYTKRQSGPIGPGPGRGGPGGRDNYYNHYIYRTGWTHYGRTVGSPLMFAFEDRAKRLTGGVENNRVMAHHLGLAGRLAAALRYRLLATYSRNYGTYNGRDVLQQPGATYRFEPPPEQLSVLVALDWQPEGRPLAVQVALAGDVGQLYPDNLGVALGVRYRPMP from the coding sequence ATGCGGAAGGTCCTGATCGTTCTGTTGCTGGCTGGTCTGAGCGCATCGTTGGGTAAGGCTCAGGCGCCTTCATCTCTCCAGCTGGAAAGCGAACTGGGCGTGCGGGCGGCGACGGCGGGTCGGTTGCCGTTCTGGCTGGCCGCCAACCAGTGGGGGCGGTTCGATCCGAAGTCGGCCAACGGCTATGTCCTGCTGAATGGCCGATGGGAGCGACGGCCGCGCTCCTGGCTTTCCTACGGCGTGGGCGGTGAGCTGCTGCTGCGGCAGGCGCACGATCCGTCCGCGCATTTTGTCGAAGCCTACGGCCGGGTGCGGGTGGGTTTTCTGGAAGCCTATGTGGGACGCCGACGCGAGACGATCGGCACGGTTGATACGCTGCTTTCGTCCGGCTCGCCAGACGTCAGCCCGAACGCCACGCCCATTCCGAAAATCGTGGTGCGCACGCCTCGCTACACGTCGGTGCCCGGCACACGCGGCTGGGTGCAATTTCACGGCTACTGGGCGCACGGCTGGATGAAGGACGTGCGGCAGGTCGAAGACACCTACCTGCACCAGAAGTATCTCTACCTCCGCTTCGGGCCGGGCAGCTGGCGCATCTATGCCGGGCTCGTGCATCAGGCCTTCTGGGGCGGCATCTCGCGCAATCCCTCTATCGGTCGCCTACCGCAGGGGTTGGATGATTATTTCAGAACATTTTTCGCGCTCAATGCCGGAGAAGGTGCGCCCCGGGGCGAGCAGATCTACATCCAGGGAGATCACTTCGGGACGTACGATTTCGGCTTTTCGCTGGAAGGGCGGCGCTTCGGGCTGCTGGTCTACCGACACTTCTTCTACGAAGATCGGGACGGGCTCAAGTTCAAAAATCCTCAGGATGGGCTGCTGGGGCTGTCGCTTCGAGATCGGGAAGGCCGGCTGATTGAACGCGTCGTTTACGAGTTTCTCTACACGAAGCGTCAGAGCGGACCGATCGGCCCCGGACCGGGACGCGGGGGGCCGGGCGGCCGCGACAACTACTACAACCACTACATCTACCGCACGGGCTGGACGCACTACGGCCGCACGGTCGGCTCGCCGCTGATGTTCGCCTTCGAGGATCGGGCAAAGCGGTTGACCGGCGGCGTGGAAAACAACCGCGTCATGGCGCATCATCTGGGACTGGCCGGGCGTCTGGCGGCGGCGCTGCGCTACCGATTGCTGGCCACCTACTCGCGCAACTACGGCACCTACAACGGACGCGACGTGCTCCAGCAGCCGGGCGCCACCTACCGCTTCGAGCCGCCGCCCGAGCAGCTTTCGGTGCTGGTGGCGCTGGACTGGCAGCCCGAAGGACGACCGCTGGCCGTGCAGGTGGCCCTGGCCGGAGACGTCGGCCAGCTCTACCCCGACAACCTGGGCGTAGCGCTGGGCGTACGCTATCGTCCGATGCCATAA
- a CDS encoding glycosyltransferase, translating to MQPVVLHFKSVYLNLSETFIDRLVRHHERYRPVVGTLHPRHYLDGLPVYAPRGPAAWRDRLLQQLNRTPRFLFAVCRREQPAVLHAHFGLDGYRLLGLTRRTRRPLVVSFYGHDVSRLPDEPGWRRRYRHLARGGTRFIAATDFMKRQLIALGFPEEKIDVVRFGLDLSAFPFQPRTRAGLRLLMIGRLVEKKGHRTALEAVARLRAAGYAVELHCYGDGPLRGALQAEAHRLGIAACVAFHGAVTNEVACQTYYTHDVLLVPSQTAADGDQEGLPNVIIEGLAAGIPVVATRHAGIPELVVHEKTGLLVPERDAKALAATVTRLIETPALVERLSRTGRAAVEQLYSLTRMVRDTEAVYDAARRSR from the coding sequence ATGCAGCCGGTTGTGTTGCATTTCAAATCGGTCTATCTCAACCTTTCCGAAACCTTCATCGATCGGCTCGTGCGGCACCACGAGCGCTACCGGCCGGTGGTGGGCACCCTGCACCCCCGCCACTATCTGGACGGCCTGCCGGTTTACGCGCCGCGCGGCCCGGCGGCCTGGCGCGACCGCCTGCTGCAGCAGCTCAACCGAACGCCCCGGTTTCTTTTCGCGGTATGCCGTCGGGAACAGCCTGCTGTGCTGCACGCCCATTTCGGCCTGGACGGCTACCGGCTGCTGGGCCTGACCCGTCGCACCCGCCGGCCGCTCGTGGTCAGCTTTTACGGGCACGACGTGTCGCGGCTGCCGGACGAGCCGGGCTGGCGCCGACGCTACCGGCACCTGGCCCGCGGGGGCACGCGCTTCATCGCGGCCACCGACTTCATGAAGCGACAACTCATCGCGCTGGGCTTTCCGGAGGAAAAAATTGATGTGGTTCGCTTCGGCCTCGACCTGAGCGCCTTTCCCTTTCAGCCACGCACGCGGGCCGGCCTGCGCCTGCTTATGATCGGGCGATTGGTGGAAAAAAAGGGCCATCGTACGGCGCTCGAAGCGGTGGCGCGTCTGCGGGCGGCCGGCTACGCCGTCGAACTGCACTGCTACGGCGACGGCCCGCTCCGCGGTGCGCTTCAGGCCGAAGCGCACCGGCTGGGCATTGCCGCCTGCGTGGCTTTTCACGGGGCTGTAACAAACGAGGTGGCCTGCCAGACGTACTACACACACGACGTGCTGCTCGTACCGAGCCAGACGGCGGCCGACGGCGACCAGGAAGGCCTGCCCAACGTGATCATCGAAGGGCTGGCCGCCGGTATCCCCGTGGTGGCCACCCGGCACGCCGGTATTCCGGAACTGGTCGTCCATGAAAAAACCGGCCTGCTGGTGCCGGAGCGGGACGCCAAAGCGCTGGCCGCCACCGTGACACGGCTGATCGAAACGCCGGCGCTGGTGGAGCGGCTGAGCCGGACCGGACGGGCGGCCGTCGAACAACTGTATAGCCTGACGCGCATGGTGCGCGACACCGAAGCCGTGTACGACGCGGCACGCCGATCCCGATGA
- a CDS encoding HTTM domain-containing protein yields the protein MNADRLDRWLFDSFRPTARGLAAYRIAYALFVLLLIDPGHSPYFNFHPLAELPDSFFLPLPGPMQLFSGFPPRWFFAGLHLLLDLSLVALLFGYRTRLASWMTGLLFLIGFGFLFSAGKINHVILFVLLPWVMSFSNWGAAWSLDARLGRARPTVEGWPLALLALLTGFAMFTAGFTKLLGGWLDPATQATRGHWLKQYFVVGRQDLLADLATAPLPAGLWELMDWGTVLLEIGFLPAAFVPGLFRVFLSLMVLFHLGTALFFNITFVQNLIVYAAFLNWDRIAARAPRLRLSPRLALLLIPLLGLAFYLFGSPLRRLDVLVTFSSDLSLTELLANIAAALVVLGLALSRARDLLRRPLPLTPAAAGAYRRARWTLAIVLVLYAALVGTHAGEFWPMSVFPMFSRAGQPWTRAVVRELEATEPVHWDTLQAPASLPGRPFPLNQTALDPVDLINFVTRPEPWDARRRQTLQRLFGPELEGRRLLVLQVQGMPSGEGVQLRYLPILVLTADTVQVHPALQQP from the coding sequence ATGAACGCCGACCGCCTCGATCGCTGGCTGTTCGATTCGTTCCGCCCGACGGCCCGCGGACTGGCCGCCTACCGGATCGCCTACGCGCTGTTCGTGCTGCTCCTGATCGATCCGGGCCACAGCCCGTACTTCAACTTCCACCCGCTCGCCGAACTGCCCGACAGCTTCTTCCTGCCGCTGCCCGGTCCAATGCAGCTTTTCTCGGGCTTCCCGCCGCGCTGGTTCTTCGCCGGACTGCACCTGCTGCTCGATCTGAGTCTGGTGGCGCTGCTTTTCGGCTACCGGACCCGGCTGGCCTCCTGGATGACCGGTCTGCTGTTTCTGATCGGCTTCGGGTTTCTGTTTTCGGCGGGTAAGATCAACCACGTGATCCTGTTCGTGCTGCTGCCCTGGGTGATGAGCTTCAGCAACTGGGGCGCCGCCTGGTCGCTGGACGCCCGCCTGGGTCGCGCCCGCCCCACCGTCGAGGGCTGGCCGCTGGCGCTGCTGGCCCTGCTGACCGGCTTTGCCATGTTCACGGCCGGCTTCACGAAGCTGCTGGGCGGCTGGCTCGATCCCGCCACACAGGCCACGCGCGGCCACTGGCTCAAGCAGTACTTCGTGGTCGGTCGCCAGGACCTGCTGGCCGATCTGGCCACCGCGCCGCTCCCTGCCGGCCTCTGGGAGCTGATGGACTGGGGCACCGTGCTGCTGGAGATCGGCTTCCTGCCGGCCGCCTTCGTGCCCGGTCTGTTTCGTGTGTTTCTGAGCCTGATGGTGCTGTTTCACCTGGGCACCGCCCTGTTTTTCAACATCACCTTCGTGCAGAACCTGATCGTTTATGCCGCTTTTCTGAACTGGGACCGTATCGCTGCCCGTGCCCCACGCCTTCGCCTGTCGCCTCGTCTGGCCCTGCTCCTGATTCCGCTGCTGGGCCTTGCCTTCTACCTCTTCGGCTCGCCGCTGCGTCGCCTCGACGTCCTTGTCACGTTTTCGTCCGACCTGTCGCTGACCGAGTTGCTGGCCAACATCGCGGCCGCGCTGGTCGTGCTCGGCCTCGCTCTTTCCCGCGCCCGAGACCTGCTCCGCCGTCCGCTTCCGCTGACGCCGGCGGCGGCCGGTGCCTACCGCCGGGCTCGCTGGACCCTGGCGATCGTACTCGTACTCTATGCCGCCCTGGTGGGCACGCACGCCGGCGAGTTCTGGCCGATGAGCGTGTTTCCCATGTTCTCGCGCGCTGGCCAGCCCTGGACGCGGGCCGTGGTGCGCGAGCTTGAAGCCACCGAGCCCGTACACTGGGACACGCTGCAGGCGCCGGCGTCCCTGCCTGGTCGGCCGTTTCCGCTGAACCAGACTGCACTGGATCCGGTCGACCTGATCAACTTCGTCACGCGCCCGGAGCCCTGGGACGCCCGAAGGCGCCAGACGCTGCAGCGGCTCTTCGGCCCGGAACTGGAAGGCCGCCGCCTGCTCGTGCTGCAGGTGCAAGGCATGCCGAGCGGCGAAGGGGTGCAGCTTCGCTACCTCCCGATCCTGGTACTGACCGCCGACACCGTTCAGGTTCATCCTGCGCTGCAGCAGCCATGA
- a CDS encoding glycosyltransferase family A protein, with amino-acid sequence MAQELQEKQRWPKVSCLMVTADRPHLVRRAIRSYLQQTYPNRELVVLDNGRQPLDEALLAEVPADELVYARVEPRPDLVIGTLRNQALELARGDYVAPQWDDDDWSHPERLMRQMQVLLSGDYDACTLAGTLMHVNHPAYFFHPFIGLLRHGVPPTIVHRRNATIRYPDLRRTSDTHYVEAWRRTGRYVILPPSESYLYLRYFHGGNLWEQEHFLRRMRNTPRDFLAYLWYRYVRGNEFDHPRFRLTPAMQAAFERYLQDSIETGVFDLERLQALHH; translated from the coding sequence ATGGCGCAGGAGCTTCAGGAAAAGCAGCGCTGGCCGAAGGTCAGTTGCCTGATGGTGACGGCCGATCGGCCGCATCTGGTGCGGCGGGCCATCCGGTCCTATCTGCAGCAGACCTATCCCAACCGCGAGCTGGTGGTGCTCGACAACGGACGGCAGCCGCTCGACGAGGCGCTGCTCGCCGAAGTCCCTGCCGACGAGTTGGTCTATGCGCGCGTCGAACCCCGGCCCGATCTGGTGATCGGTACGCTCCGCAATCAGGCGCTGGAGCTGGCACGGGGCGACTACGTTGCGCCTCAGTGGGACGACGACGACTGGTCGCATCCCGAGCGGCTGATGCGCCAGATGCAGGTGCTGCTCTCCGGCGACTACGACGCCTGCACGCTGGCCGGTACGCTCATGCACGTCAACCACCCGGCCTACTTTTTCCATCCCTTCATCGGGCTGCTCCGCCATGGCGTGCCACCCACCATCGTGCACCGGCGCAACGCGACGATTCGCTACCCCGACCTGCGGCGCACCAGCGACACGCACTACGTCGAGGCCTGGCGTCGCACCGGCCGCTACGTGATTTTGCCGCCGTCCGAATCCTACCTGTATCTGCGTTATTTCCACGGCGGCAACCTGTGGGAGCAGGAACACTTTCTGCGCCGCATGCGCAACACGCCCCGGGATTTTCTGGCCTATCTCTGGTACCGGTACGTTCGCGGAAACGAGTTTGATCATCCGCGATTCCGGCTGACACCGGCTATGCAGGCAGCCTTCGAGCGCTATCTGCAGGATTCGATCGAGACCGGGGTCTTCGATCTGGAGCGACTTCAGGCGTTGCACCATTGA